From Carassius auratus strain Wakin chromosome 22, ASM336829v1, whole genome shotgun sequence, a single genomic window includes:
- the s1pr1 gene encoding sphingosine 1-phosphate receptor 1, with the protein MDDLIARHYNFTGKFRKVDKDPGLRADSVVFIIVCCFIILENVLVLLTIWKTKKFHKPMYYFIGNLALSDLLAGVVYTANILLSGANTYKLTPMQWFFREGSMFVALAASVFSLLAIAIERHLTMLKMKLHNNGKTCRVFMLISTVWFIAAILGGLPIMGWNCIESMNNCSTVLPLYHKTYILFCTTVFSVILMAIVILYARIYALVRTRSRKLVFRKVANGRCSNKSSEKSMALLKTVIIVLSCFIACWAPLFILLLLDVACQIRTCPILYKAEWFLALAVLNSAMNPLIYTLTSNEMRRAFIRMLNCGVCDQAAGKFSRPIMGAEFSRSKSDNSSHPNKDEPEYSPRETIVSSGNITSSS; encoded by the coding sequence ATGGATGACCTAATCGCCAGACACTACAACTTCACTGGGAAATTTCGCAAGGTCGACAAGGACCCGGGACTCAGAGCGGACTCTGTCGTCTTCATCATCGTGTGCTGCTTCATCATCCTGGAAAACGTTCTGGTTCTCCTCACCATTTGGAAGACCAAGAAGTTCCACAAGCCCATGTACTACTTCATCGGGAACTTGGCCCTGTCAGACTTGCTGGCCGGGGTGGTGTACACTGCGAACATCTTGCTGTCGGGAGCCAACACGTATAAGTTGACCCCAATGCAGTGGTTCTTCAGAGAGGGGAGTATGTTTGTGGCTCTGGCCGCTTCGGTGTTCAGTCTCTTGGCCATTGCTATCGAGCGACACCTGACCATGTTGAAGATGAAGCTCCACAACAATGGCAAGACGTGCCGGGTCTTCATGCTCATCAGCACCGTGTGGTTCATCGCTGCCATCTTGGGCGGTTTACCAATTATGGGTTGGAACTGCATTGAGAGCATGAACAACTGCTCTACAGTTTTGCCCCTCTACCACAAGACCTACATCCTCTTCTGCACCACCGTATTCAGCGTCATCCTCATGGCCATCGTCATCTTGTACGCCCGCATCTACGCCCTGGTCCGCACACGGAGCCGCAAGCTGGTCTTCCGCAAGGTCGCCAACGGCCGCTGCAGCAACAAGAGTTCGGAGAAGTCCATGGCCCTCCTGAAGACCGTCATCATCGTGTTGAGCTGCTTCATCGCGTGTTGGGCGCCGCTCTTCATCCTGCTTCTACTCGATGTGGCCTGCCAGATCCGCACTTGCCCGATCCTCTACAAGGCCGAGTGGTTCCTCGCGCTGGCCGTGCTCAACTCCGCCATGAACCCTCTGATCTACACCCTGACCAGCAACGAGATGCGCCGGGCCTTCATCAGGATGCTCAACTGTGGCGTCTGCGACCAAGCGGCGGGCAAGTTCTCCAGGCCCATCATGGGCGCCGAATTCAGCAGGAGCAAGTCGGACAACTCCTCCCACCCCAATAAGGACGAGCCCGAATACTCGCCCAGAGAAACCATAGTGTCTTCTGGGAATATCACCTCTTCTTCTTAA